The following proteins are co-located in the Lepisosteus oculatus isolate fLepOcu1 chromosome 9, fLepOcu1.hap2, whole genome shotgun sequence genome:
- the LOC102689123 gene encoding histone chaperone ASF1 isoform X1, producing MAKVQVNNVVVLDNPSPFFNPFQFEITFECIEDLPEDLEWKIIYVGSAESEEYDQVLDSVLVGPVPAGRHMFVFQADAANPGLIPDADAVGVTVVLITCTYRAQEFIRVGYYVNNEYTDPELRENPPVKPDFTKLQRNILASNPRVTRFHINWDDSSEKMDDSENTNPNMQPILPSNSIPSASKGLAVTGNSLHLMSDSLMNCM from the exons ATGGCAAAGGTTCAGGTGAACAATGTAGTAGTGTTGGATAACCCATCTCCCTTTTTCAATCCTTTTCAGTTTGAGATTACTTTCGAGTGCATTGAAGATTTGCCCGAAG atctggAGTGGAAAATAATTTACGTAGGATCTGCAGAGAGTGAAGAGTACGACCAGGTCTTGGATTCTGTGCTGGTAGGCCCTGTGCCTGCTGGGAGAcacatgtttgtttttcag gctgacGCAGCAAATCCAGGACTGATTCCTGATGCAGATGCCGTGGGTGTAACTGTAGTGTTAATAACTTGTACATACCGAGCTCAGGAGTTCATTCGAGTGGGGTACTATGTGAATAATGAATACACAGACCCAGAGCTGAGAGAAAACCCGCCTGTGAAGCCTGATTTCACAAAG CTCCAGAGAAACATCCTGGCCTCAAACCCCCGTGTCACTAGGTTCCACATTAACTGGGATGATAgcagtgagaaaatggatgatTCAGAGAACACAAATCCAAATATGCAGCCGATTCTTCCTTCCAACAGCATACCTTCAGCATCAAAGGGGCTGGCAGTAACAGGAAACTCACTACATCTCATGTCAGACTCGCTTATGAACTGTATGTGA
- the LOC102689123 gene encoding histone chaperone ASF1 isoform X2, protein MYNLMSPVGTEKRRYSFEITFECIEDLPEDLEWKIIYVGSAESEEYDQVLDSVLVGPVPAGRHMFVFQADAANPGLIPDADAVGVTVVLITCTYRAQEFIRVGYYVNNEYTDPELRENPPVKPDFTKLQRNILASNPRVTRFHINWDDSSEKMDDSENTNPNMQPILPSNSIPSASKGLAVTGNSLHLMSDSLMNCM, encoded by the exons ATGTACAATTTAATGTCACCCGTAGGCACAGAAAAACGGAGATATTCG TTTGAGATTACTTTCGAGTGCATTGAAGATTTGCCCGAAG atctggAGTGGAAAATAATTTACGTAGGATCTGCAGAGAGTGAAGAGTACGACCAGGTCTTGGATTCTGTGCTGGTAGGCCCTGTGCCTGCTGGGAGAcacatgtttgtttttcag gctgacGCAGCAAATCCAGGACTGATTCCTGATGCAGATGCCGTGGGTGTAACTGTAGTGTTAATAACTTGTACATACCGAGCTCAGGAGTTCATTCGAGTGGGGTACTATGTGAATAATGAATACACAGACCCAGAGCTGAGAGAAAACCCGCCTGTGAAGCCTGATTTCACAAAG CTCCAGAGAAACATCCTGGCCTCAAACCCCCGTGTCACTAGGTTCCACATTAACTGGGATGATAgcagtgagaaaatggatgatTCAGAGAACACAAATCCAAATATGCAGCCGATTCTTCCTTCCAACAGCATACCTTCAGCATCAAAGGGGCTGGCAGTAACAGGAAACTCACTACATCTCATGTCAGACTCGCTTATGAACTGTATGTGA